In Amycolatopsis sp. FBCC-B4732, the genomic stretch CCCGGCGCGGAACTCGTCGTAGAGGGGCTTCCCGTTGACCTGGAACGCTTTCCGGCCGGTTTCCGTGAGCGTGACCAGACGCCGTCGGGCGTGGGCGGGGTCGACCACGACCTGGACCAGGCCGTCCGCCTCCAGGGTGCGCAGGGAGCGGCTGATCGCCGGGTCCGAGACCGACAACGCCTGGGCCAGGCGGTGTTGCGTTGCCGGCTCGATGTCCTCCAGCGTGCCCAGCAGCCGGATCTGGCTGTACGTCAAGCCGTCCTCGCCGTCGGTGCGGCGGCGGGCCGCGTCGCCCAGCAGCATGACCACGCGGTGCAGCAAGTCTGCGAGTCCTTCGTCCACGCCGTCAGCTTAGCAGAGTGTTGACTGGTTAATGTTAACCATGCAAGACTCGTGGCATGGACACCTTCGGTTACTTCGCCCAGTCGGCTTTTCCCCTGGTCTGGATCGTGGTCCCGGCCATCGGGGCCTACCTGCGAGCCCGCCACGTCACCTCGGCCCGGGAGCGGCTGGAGATCTGGCAGCGCTGGTGGGCCATCGGCGCCTTCGGCATCGGCAGTCTGTGGATGACGGTGGCGTTCCTCGCCTTCCCGGACGTGATGGCCACCGCCATCGGCTTTCCCCGGACGCCGTTCCTGTTCGAGATCGCCTTCGCCAACCTCGGGCTGGCCGTCATGGGCTTCCGCGCGGCTTCGGCGTCAGCGCGTGAGCGCATCACCATCGGGCTCGGCGGCGGCATGTTCCTGTGGGGCGCCCTCGCCGGCCACGTCTACCAATGGTTCGCGGGCGGCGACCACGCTCCCGGCAACACCGGCGGCGTGCTCGTCAACGACCTGCTGATCCCGGCGGTCATGATCGTGCTCGCCGTGCGTTCGCGGCGCCTGGCGCCGGTTGCGGTCTGAGCTACCGTGAAAACCCGGCACAGCAACGAAACCGGCGAAGCGCGAGCGGTCGCAGCCGATCGGCTCACGACGTTCGTCGACGCGGTGATCGCGATCGCGCTCACCCTGCTCGCCCTGGACCTCCCCGCCCCCACCGGCGACACCACCGACGCCATGCTGAGCTCGGCTTTGGCCCACGGCAAGGAGTACCTGGCCTTCGCGCTCAGCTTCACGGTGATCGCCGCCCACTGGCACGCGCACCACGAGATCTTCCGCTACGTCGGCTCGCTGAGCGGGCGCCTGACCAGCCTCACCCTGGCCTGGCTGTTCATGCAGGTCCTGATGCCGTTCGCCACCCGGCTGCTCACCGCCGACGGCGCCTTCCCGCCGCGGTTCAGCTTCTACGCGCTCGTGCAGGTCCTGGCGTCCGCGACGTTCGCGCTCATCATCCGGGAGATCCGGCGCGAGCATTTGCACCGCTCGGACGTCACGCCGCCGGAATTCGCGCAGAGCCTCGTGCGCAGCATCTGCCTGGCCGCCGTCTTCGCGGTGTCCGTTCCCGTCTCGTCCCTGATCGGCGGCACCGGCGCGTACCTGTGCTGGCTCACGGCGCCGGTCGTGCTCGCCGTCGCCCGTCGCGTCCAGAGCCGGGCGGTGCAATGACCGCCGTGCCGAGGCGGTCCACCTCGGCCAGGCACACCCGGACCGCTTCGACGGCGCCGTACGCGATGTCGGGCTCCTCCCGACGATTCGCGACGACCGTGAACCGCCCGTCGCCGACGGAGCGCACCCACGGGCCGGGCACCCGGTATTCGTCCGCGGTCGGCCGGAACGACATCCGGAACAACGACGTGAACGGGTGCATCCGCCGCAGCCGCGGCTCCCGCATCGCCGCCTCGATGAATTCGCCCAGGCCGAACTGCGGGTACGCGCGGTACAGCTGCCACGTGAACTCGGTCCGATCGCCGCTCTCGTACGCATCGGCGACGGCCACGAAGTCGGCGAACGGCCACGCGGCGGCCAGCTCCCGCGCCGTGGCACCGCCGAGCCAGGTCGCGGCGGAGCCGGTGACCTCCGCCAGCTCGGCGGTGGACAGCCGGCTCAGAAAGCTCCCCCGCAGCTTGTGCCGCACGCGGAACAGACGCTCCCGACGGAGCGGCATGACGGACACGGCGCGGTCGCGTCTGCTCACCGTGGCCGCGAAGCCGCCGAAAGCGCCGGGAGCATCCGTCATGTCGATCGCGCAGTCAGGGCACGCGGCGCGGAGCACGGCCTCGAGGCCACCCGCGTCGATCAGGTCCTGGTGAGGCACTTCCTCCATGGTTCGAAGGTACCCGTAGCCGCGAACGCCGCTGAGTGCGCTGAGGCGGGAACCCCGACACCTCCCGTCCAGGCGCGGGTTCCCCGGACCCGGCCCGGCTCGAACGGGCTGCCACCCTCACGTGCGACGGGCAGGACGCACCCGTACCGGGTAGCGACGCGATGCACGACCTCGTGATCCAGGCCGTGCGGATCGCCCGCACCTCACCCGACGC encodes the following:
- a CDS encoding MarR family winged helix-turn-helix transcriptional regulator, which codes for MDEGLADLLHRVVMLLGDAARRRTDGEDGLTYSQIRLLGTLEDIEPATQHRLAQALSVSDPAISRSLRTLEADGLVQVVVDPAHARRRLVTLTETGRKAFQVNGKPLYDEFRAGLIAAGFPYERYLEDTLRLAEILESD
- a CDS encoding DUF6790 family protein, which codes for MDTFGYFAQSAFPLVWIVVPAIGAYLRARHVTSARERLEIWQRWWAIGAFGIGSLWMTVAFLAFPDVMATAIGFPRTPFLFEIAFANLGLAVMGFRAASASARERITIGLGGGMFLWGALAGHVYQWFAGGDHAPGNTGGVLVNDLLIPAVMIVLAVRSRRLAPVAV
- a CDS encoding TMEM175 family protein, with amino-acid sequence MKTRHSNETGEARAVAADRLTTFVDAVIAIALTLLALDLPAPTGDTTDAMLSSALAHGKEYLAFALSFTVIAAHWHAHHEIFRYVGSLSGRLTSLTLAWLFMQVLMPFATRLLTADGAFPPRFSFYALVQVLASATFALIIREIRREHLHRSDVTPPEFAQSLVRSICLAAVFAVSVPVSSLIGGTGAYLCWLTAPVVLAVARRVQSRAVQ
- a CDS encoding DUF6193 family natural product biosynthesis protein, with amino-acid sequence MEEVPHQDLIDAGGLEAVLRAACPDCAIDMTDAPGAFGGFAATVSRRDRAVSVMPLRRERLFRVRHKLRGSFLSRLSTAELAEVTGSAATWLGGATARELAAAWPFADFVAVADAYESGDRTEFTWQLYRAYPQFGLGEFIEAAMREPRLRRMHPFTSLFRMSFRPTADEYRVPGPWVRSVGDGRFTVVANRREEPDIAYGAVEAVRVCLAEVDRLGTAVIAPPGSGRDGRRRARPAP